The Fusarium falciforme chromosome 8, complete sequence region TTGAGGATTGGCCCGTAATGTGAGTTTCCAATTGGGATTTTTGTGACATTTGATACTGACAAAAATGTACATAGGCCCGTCGAGATTCTTCAAGTTTCTCTCACACCTTCGGACTTTTTCACACAGAACCCTGCTATTGACGTGCCTTCGGATAAGGACCTGGGTTCTCAATCAGCGGATGGATGCTGCAGGGAGCCTAGACTATAAGCCAAGCACTCGATCTAAAGTCGAGAGGGCTCAATGAAGCGAAATGAGGCATTTTACTTTGACCTTGATACATGTAAACCAAGTCAAAGAGATCTCTTGGATAATAGCGAGCATTACAAATACAAAAAGAGGATTCACGTTCTATTGTTGACGCGGAACTCCCAGGTTCGGTAGAAGACGCATATTCTCGGGCGGAAATCGCGGAATGATTTGCAGCTCCGACCAAAGCCGATTCCGATCTTCAACTGCCAGCGGTGGCTCTCGATTTCGTGATCAACAATCAAAATAGATTTATATGCAAGATTCGCCCTTGCAACGCCTATTTTGAAAACCCCATGTTTAGGAAAGCTTCCAAAATGTCGTGGCTCACAATCCCGCGAGGCTCGCACTTCTCCCTTGCCAATCTTCCATTTggcatcatctccaccaaGACTAACCCATCCCCTCGTCCAGCCGTCGCCATCGGTGATGATGCCCTTGACCTCTCACTTTTCGCCCAAAAGGGGGGTTTCGACAAGCTTCAGGACTTTCCCAAGGAGAAAATCAACGTCTTTAGCGAGCCCACTCTCAATTCTTTCGCGGCACTCGGCAGGCCTGTGCATCGATCTGTCAGGCAGTATCTGAGACAGATATTTGAGGCTAACACGCCTTTCCCCGAGGTCCTCAAGGACAATGAGTCTCTAAAGCAGAACGCCATAGTTGCGCTTTCTGAAGTTCAGATGCATCTCCCTATGGCAATCGGCGATTATACCGACTTTTATGCTGGCCGGAATCATGCCTTCAATGTCGGCGTCCTCTTTCGAGGTGCTGCCAACGCCTTGAACCCGAACTATAATCATCTCCCTGTCGGGTATCATGGCAGAGCCAGCTCTGTGGTGGTCTCAGGAACGCCACTTCGTCGACCCTGGGGCCAAGTACTGGCAGCTCCTGGAGACAAGACGCCAGTGTTCCGACCTTCTTCCCGATTAGACATTGAGCTGGAGCTCGGCATGTTTATCTGTCAAGGAAATGCCCTTGGTGAGCCTATCCCGGTGAATGAGGCAGAGAACTACATCTTTGGATATGTCCTCGTCAACGACTGGAGCGCTCGTGATGTCCAAGCCTGGGAGTACGTGCCTCTTGGGCCTTTCAACTCGAAGAACCTAGGGACCACCATAAGCCCTTGGGTCGTCCTTGCAGACGCGTTGGATCCTTTCAAGTCTAAGGGCCTTCCCAACGACGTTGAAGTTGTGGAATATCTCCGCGAGAAGCGAGAGGATAATGTTGTTGATATTCACCTAGAAGTGACTCTCAAGAGTAAGTCATGCATCTAAACACGAAAGGTTGCTGGTCTAATCGAACAAACAGCACCCAAGGGGACCGAAGCAGTCATTACTCGAACATCATCTACAAACCTTCTTTGGTCCTGGCCTCAGATGATTGCACACCACACCATCACAGGGTGCAATCTGCGACCTGGCGACTTTCTTGCGTCCGGCACCATATCTGGTACTGAGGACGGCACTCAAGGCAGTTTTCTGGAGCAGACCCGTGGAGGCAAGTCACCTCTGCGAATTGGCACAGATGGCGAAGAACGCAAGTTCCTCGAGGATGGTGATACTGTCATCATTCGAGGGTGGTCAGGTACGAATGAGGATGAACTCATTGGGTTTGGAGACTGCGCGGGACAGATTCTGGAGGCTTTACCACCCAGGCAGTAAAGATTGGAATCGGCTGGAGGATAAAAGTGCATTCGGCCTCGAGATAAATAAGAGTATCATTAAACCAATGCGGAGGGCTATGTTCTAACCGAGTTGATGTCAACCTCTATCTCACTTCCCATGAGCCCTGGGTAATATTAGGGGCTACCACATTCGTGTGACAAAATCCTTGAATGAAGGCATCAGCTTAACTTTTTACTTTATGAAGGAGTAGAATCTGTgttattaaaaagaagaagaaaatgctcaataatattaaattatccGTAATGCACATATTCCACAGATATCACGTTTCAATCAACGCGCTCACTTGGCAACACAACGCTTCAAATCCATCTCGCGCAAAAGATTCTGCATAGAGCGCCTCTCGATAGTATTCCGAACCTCTTCAAGCAAGTCTTTCATCTTGATACCCGGATTCTCATTCGTGACAACATCGTAGATGCGATCGCGTTGCCCCCAGTGAGCTTTCGTGGGGCGCCCGCTCGCGGTAGGCTCGTGTTGTTGGGGCCACGCTTGGCTCCGCGCAGACACGTTGTTTTTATCGTGGAGAGGGGAATCTGGGGTAAAATATTGTGTATTTGCTTGTATGTGTCGCCTGCTTGTTTTAAATCACAAATGAGAGTCCGTTGGGCTGGTGATAGCTCTTTGCCGCGAGCCATGGTGACGCGTTGTGGTGGTGTTAAAGGGGAAAACTTGTTGCCCACCAAAAAACACCTCGGAATGATTCCGAATCCGCAGGCACAACACCACTTCACTCCAACTTTCATGATAATGAGTACTAAATGGACgctataatacctagaattTAAAGCTTTGGTACACTCAACTTGACGCATTTCACCTGCGTCCAATCATTCAACGCATCCTGCCCCATCTCCCTACCAAACCCGCTCTGCTTGATACCGCCAAATGGAGTATTCGCATGAATGCTTCCCCACgtgttgatggtgacgatGCCGACCTCGACCTGTTCTGATACGCGAACGGCCCTGGCAATGTCGTTTGTAAAGATGGAAGCCGCGAGTCCGTAATCTGTGCCGTTGGCTAGGGCAATAACTTCCTCCTCTGTCTTGAACTTGGCGATGCTTGCCACTGGGCCAAACACCTcttgcttgatgatggtggcatcAGGCGAGACATCCACAAACGCTGTGTTAGGCACATAGTGTCCCTTTGACGATAGTTTCTCTTCGCCACCGTGGAGAAGCTTCGTTCCCTCCTCCTTAGCCTTGGTGATGAATCCCAAGATACGGTTCTTCTGCGCCTCGCTGATGACGGGTCCCTTGACCGTCTCTGCGAGGAGGGGATCTCCAGCCACCGCATCCTTGGTCCTCTTTGAAAACTCGGCAATGAACTTGTCGTAAATCTCCTCTTGCACGTAAATTCGGCTTCCGGCGACACAAATCTGTCCGTTATGAACAGTGATTCCAGCTCCAGCCCATAAGAGAGCGTTTTCAAAGTCGGCGTctttgaagatgatggcaggACCCTTTCCACCCAACTCAAGGCTGACTCTCTTGAGGTTCGAACGCGCTGCGCTGGCGAGAATACCTCGTCCAACTCCTTCGCTGCCGGTGAATGAGATCTTTCTCACATCGGCGTGATCAGCCAGTGCCTGGCCGGCAACACTTCCAACACCGCAGAGGATGTTGATGACACCGGGAGGGAAGCCAGCCTCGGCAATGAGTTGTGCCAGCTTCTGTCCGTAGAGAGGGGCGAGCTCTGGGGTCTTGATGACGAGAGTGTTTCCGGCTGCGATGGCTGGGCCAAGTTTCCAAAAAGTAATCATCCTGGTCCGATTAGCTTTCAACCAGATATGGGAACTGAGGTAGCTCACAGAGGAGAGTTCCATGGTACAATGGCGGCACAGACTCCAATAGGCTCACGGCGCGTATACGAAAGCGACTGATCGTTCTCAATTGATTGACCATCAAGCTTATCCGCCCAGCCAGCATAGTACCGACAACACTCGACAGCCTGCGTAACACTCAGTCCCATGGACATGGTGTACAGCATACCGGCATCGACAGCCTCAATAGACGCAAACTCCTCGGCATTCTGCTCAATGAGGTCACCTAGCTTGTTAAGGAGGGCTCTGCGCTTTGCCGGACCTGTCAAGCGCCATGTGTTCCTGAAGGCGGCCTTGGAAGAGGCCACGGCGCGGTCAACATCAGCGGCCTGGGCTGCTGAgaggttggcgatggtgtCACCGGTGGATGGGTTTTCGATGGCGATAGTCTTGTTATCGGCAGCAGGTGAGAACTTATTATCAATGAACAAGCCGGTAGGGACTATCGCAGGGTTAGTATATGATGCACAAGCCAAGTGTGGGTGTGGGCGTACGGGTGATCTTCCGGCCACCAGCGCCGACAATTGTAGTTTCAGCCATATTGTGAGTAAATGAAAGTGAACTAGATGAGACGGGTATCGAAATTGAGTATCCGATGGAGGGTCCGTCGTGAGTTTATACATTTCAACTCGGAAGTTGGCCGGAACGGTTCGAACATGAGTCGGAATCCGGCTCCTACACCATCTTAGTTCGATTCTCCGGTAAAATTAAAGGCCAAAAGTCTGGAATGGCCCCACCCACCACTTACACACCTCATTTTCAACCTTCATCTTCACACCGCATTTACGCAATAAATAGAAATCAGATTGAGATAAAAGCTATACCATTTTGAAGCCCTGATTccgtagattaatatttagtatacTATCCGTGCGCCCGGATGCAGGCTCGCAGCCTGTTGCGGGCCGAAGTCGTTAGCTTCAAAATTAGATGGTCAGGCAAGGCCTCCCACGCTTCTTGGATCCATTTAATCAGCAACTTCCTGTCGGCCTTGCTACTTTGTAATCTGATAAATTGAGGGTATAACCTTCGCAGCTTGGCCTTCAATGCCTTCCAGATATGTTCAATCGGGTTCAAATCCGGCGAGTGTGCCGGCCAGTGGATGGGCCGGATCCCATGCAAAAGCAGCCAGTCCATTGACCCCTTGGCTATGTGAATACGGGCGTTGTCTTGCTGGAAAAGCTCGAATTCGTCGAGGAAAGGAAGGAGACCTTCTGTCAGCGCCTTTCTATAGCTCCAAGATGAATATCCCTTCCTCTTGGCCAGTTGATCTCTCGTCATAGCGATGATATGTGTCCTCTTGGCCCCGGCGATGCCTCCCCACATCATAATCGACTGACGAGGCTTTCCATGAGACTGTATATTCACTAAATCCTTCCTATACTTCTCATCAGGCCGTCGAAAGACCCAGCCGTCAGGGTTATTGGGCGCGTTTTGAACCGTGACTTCGTCGGTGAAGCAGATCTGCGAGGGATATCaggaagggaaaaagacTCTATCTTTGACGCCTCAAACCTTGATATAATCGTCAAGATGATGTACCCAAAATTGGCAGTGTTCAAGCCTCTCTTTTGCGTCTTCTTCTGATAGAAAGATCCGTCTTCTTGACCGCCATTTGCGGCGCCAATGGCTATGAAGACGGCGCTTTAAGGTGCGAATAGAGACATCTAAGTCTAGCTCAATTAAGACGTCTTGCCATGTGAGATCGCGATGCCGGTTAATATATGAATTGATCCTCACAATCTGCAAAGCTGAGAGTTTCTTTGGACGCCCTTTTCGGGGCCTTGATCGTAGGTCTTGGTGGTTTTCCCATCGTCTCTTGGTCTTCGAGACCGTGCCTTGCGAGGTGCCAAAATTGCGCGCAACTTGGCTCTGAGATTTGCCGGCCCGTAGCTCGGCCATCATCGCTGCTCTTTGCTCGGGAGTAAATTCATGGTTAGAAACGCGATTTCTGCTTATTTCAGTACCAAAAGAGCGATCTTCAGGTGCCATTTTTGCCTGATATCTGGAGGTTGAAGATTGAGTGATTGTTCAGTCACTTTCGCAAAAAGCGGGGTTGCCGTGAGGCCATTCCAGACTTTTGGCACGTGATTGTAGTATTATGACGTTAACCTTATCCATATCAATGCGCAAAAAGCAGAAACGTTCCCAGTGTCAGCTTGCCGTCAAAGCTCACAGAGGAACTAGCGGCCTCAACCTACTATGATATCCATTTTCAAGGAGGCTCAAGAGCATCTCATACCACGATCGCCCCCACGGGCATCATCTTATTTCGCGTGCATGACAACAAAAGCAATGATAGAGTGCTTATCTCCGAGGCCCAGGAGAAAGAGGGGTCATTTTGGGCGGGGTTCTGGATTTCAAACGAGGTCAAAGTGTTGAAGTCGTTCCGGGTCGGAAATATCGGAATCATCGCCTAACGGCTCATCCCGTCTGAGTCACCATCAGCCAACTAGCTTCATCGAATGCAGAAATAATACGCGAACTGTTATTTCACCAAAATTATCTATATTTTGGTGGCACCACTCATAACCACGaagccaacaacaacataaGAATGCCTGTTTGAGTCATGATTTTTAGTAACACGCATCATACAATGACCCAGTTGCGCTTCTCCTATGTAAACGAACCCTCCAGACGTCAACACCCCGTGGTTATATAGCTAGACGGGATAGTTCCCACGTTTGCCGCAAACATCCTTAGCACGCGAAAACGGTGTCAAGCATGTGGCGAATCCCAGTGTTGCAGTCACGAGGAGTTTCCCGGCTGGAACAAGGACTATCCCTTGGCTCGGTACTGGCTCAACAAGGCCGAGAGTGAGCGACGAGTCCGAGAGGCTGGATTCGCCAGTTGGACGATCTTGCGCCCGGCCTTCTTCATGTCAAACTTCTGCCAGCCCGACTGTTCGTTCATGTTCCCTGAGCTGCCAGAGGGACACGAGATCAAAGCTACTTTCCGGCCAGAAACTCTACTCCATCTTGTCGTGTCGACGTCGCTGATATTGCGCGTTTCGCGGCTGCTTCATTTCATGAACCGTCTGAATATGCCGGGAAGGCTATCCCCCTTGCTTCCGAGGCGTTGACTCTCGCTGAAATTGCAAGTCATCTATCAGGTAAAGGTCGTGTACTTGACCGAAGCCGATGCTCGGTGGTTGAAAGCTGACGGTCGCGTCGTGATGGATGCGCAGATTTGGCAACGGGATGTGGGATATAATGTCGACTTGAAGATTGTCAAATCACATGGAATTGCCCTTGCCTCGTTTGCAGCCATGTTGCAAAGAGAGGGACTCGGTTGGTAATTGTAATCCACACAACTGCCATGTTTTCTTTTTATGGAACACAATAGACCACCATGCTAATGGCAAAAGTAGAAGATACCTTCTGCTAATGCAGAGACATTTGGGCCTTATATGCTGCTGCTCAATACTTTTCGAGCGCGGTGCAAATGAATTAGGAGGGGGCCTCGGCGGGTTCGGCACTAACAAGAGTTGCCGAGGCTTGTCAAGTTGCCTATCCACACCCAAGGCAAGCCCAAATAGAAATGTGATTTATTGTCACAAGCACCAGATCAAATACTTCTGTCCACTCTCACCCTTGACCATCATTCCATCGCCCACTATGGCTTCCCTAGAAAAATGCGCTCGGCTGTCGTTTCAGCAAGCCATGGAACTTGTAAGGCTCCCGGACCGGGAGTCTGGTACCGGGGGAATCATGTTGCGCTTCATGAATCGTCAGCCGCCCTGGGCGACAGGTAATGCGCTGCCATGGGAGGCCAGTGCCATCCCTCGGCCACCTCTCACCAAAGTTGCCTTTGGAGGAGTGGTTTATGCACAAGCTCCTCTTGCAGCAGCTCGTGCAATTGCATCAAGAGCCGATTCCAATTCAGACAAAGATCGTGCATTTGGGATACATGTGAGGAAGAGCCCTAGATACCTTCCCGAGAGATTCCATGCTTACTCGCTTTGCTACAGTCCATCCATGCAGTCTTCACAAGCCCCGGACTTGTCGACCGCCCCTTCGTCTTTGAGGTGTCTGAAACCCAATATGGACGGTCGTTCGCGACTCTCTTTGTTAATGTCCGACAGCCCACTAAGCCCTCTGCTCCGCCGGCTGGCCCGTTCTCCGTCGAGGACAGTCAAAAGCCCCTTTCTGCCCCATGCTTAACCAGCATTGTCACTTTTCGTCGACCCTCGTCAACAGCAGAAGTAGCCCAGGGTATCCCGCCAAGCGAACGCTACCATGACATCCTCACCTCAAAACTTCCTACAGAATGGGAGCCGTGCCCACAGATTGACATAGACTTCTTCAGTCGAGCATTCTCCGACGTTGGGCATGGGACATTTCCAATCTTGGATATGCACAAGGTGGATATGGCGCAGTACAACTCCACCAGGGGAAGTAGCGAGCAGAAACAACTAATCCTATATCGGCCTCTTTCTCCTTTACCGGAAGATGACATTAATGCTCATGTTGTCTGCCATGCTTTTGCAGCTGATCGAAACGGACTTATCATGTTTGGCAATCACCTTGGCTATGGATTCAGCCCTGTGCGAGCAGCGACCTTGAGCTACTCGTTTTACGTCCATGTGAACGCTGCAGATGCCATGTTTcgtggagatggatggtggatATTGGAGATTTCCTGGCCACGGTACGAAGCAGGGAGGGCAGCTATGTCAACACTCATCTGGAGTCCTGAAGGGAAGCATGTTGCAACAGCATACCAGGACGGAATTCTGTACCCGGCACTCCCGTCTGCGGATACCAAACTGTAGGGCAGGAGATGTGTTTTGAACTTTCTTGAGAGCCTTGCTTGAGCACCATTCCTTCTGGTGTTGTTATCTACATGTTCACTGCGCCAGCCTGTTTCTTTAGAGTGGATAGACCATACAAGATAGAACGTGGGTTATACTGTAGAAAAGTCTATAGCTTTAGGTTTACAGGGGGCTGGACTCCGGTCAACAAGTTCCCTCCGTCAACGGCAATTAAAAGAAAGCCATTCTAACCGCCCTTTTGGAGCCCATGTGAACGCGCTTATGCCAGTTCGGCCACCAATGGCGTATGAATTACCAAAGTGGGAAATCCAGTCACTCTTTGGACCTAGAGAGAACTACTACGAGTTGGAGAGCATCTATTCCAGACAAGAAGCCTAAGCACAAGAGAAAAAGACTGAGATATCCAAGCCCAACTACGCCAACCAGATTCTATACCAATATCCAACTCCAATATCTATACATCAAAACCAATCCGCCGGCCCCCAATCCCCTGAATTTTCCTACCCTTCCGTAAGCAACTTCTTCAACTCCGCAAACCGTACTGGCTTTGGCAAGAAAACATCCACACCCGCAGACAAAACATCCCTCCTCGCATCAGCACTAGCCAACCCCGTCAACGCAAGAACAGTCGTAGGCTGTATCTGATTCTCGCGCTCCACCTGCCGTATCCTCTTTGTAGCTTCTATACCGTTCATCACGGGCATGCTGATGTCCATGAGGATGTAGTCGAAGCGTTTTTTGGAGCTTAGGTTTCGTGAGGTGAACTTGTCGAGTGCTTCTTGGCCGTTTTCGGCTTCTTCGTAGGTGAATTTGCATTTCTTCATAAACATTACGAGGAGTTGGAGGTTGATCTTGTTGTCGTCGACGAGCAAGACATGTGTCGTAGTTGACTCCGTATCTTGCTTCTCGTCGTTTTGCTCCAGTTGACCACCGTCTTCTGCCAACAAAGGTGTTTCTGGATCCAAAGGCGTTGGagagggcaagggcaaggtggtTTCTGAGGGTACTGGAGTAAGGTCTTCTTCGTCGTCTGGTGTTGATTCCGCCAGTGCTGCTTCCACTGTTCCTACTTTGACGCCATTTATTGGTGGCTGTTCAGGTGGTGAAGTTAGATTGTCTTGTGCACTCTCGCTCTCAGCAATCTCCTCAATGCTTTGCAAGCAACGCTTGAAGACTTGAGCCAACTTGCGAGGACCACATCTAACACATGTAAGTTACAACTCCGATCATTTACACAGGGAGACTTACGGTTGTGGGACAACTTCAATGATTTTGGATAGTTCAGCCAAAGCCTTGGTTTGTGTCCTCACTATCTGAGCtgcttcctcttcccctGCGCAGACAATGACGATGGGAATCTTTCTATTCCGAGACGGGATAGAATTTGAACTCTGGAAGCGATCTTTCAAGGTTTGGATGGAAGGCGGTTCGCAGTACAGATAAATATCGGCTTTCGAGGCATCGACATCGGCATCCTCTTCTTTCACAACCTCCATTTCGAACCAGTTGGTGCAGGTCTCAATAAGCGTCT contains the following coding sequences:
- a CDS encoding Fumarylacetoacetase, encoding MSWLTIPRGSHFSLANLPFGIISTKTNPSPRPAVAIGDDALDLSLFAQKGGFDKLQDFPKEKINVFSEPTLNSFAALGRPVHRSVRQYLRQIFEANTPFPEVLKDNESLKQNAIVALSEVQMHLPMAIGDYTDFYAGRNHAFNVGVLFRGAANALNPNYNHLPVGYHGRASSVVVSGTPLRRPWGQVLAAPGDKTPVFRPSSRLDIELELGMFICQGNALGEPIPVNEAENYIFGYVLVNDWSARDVQAWEYVPLGPFNSKNLGTTISPWVVLADALDPFKSKGLPNDVEVVEYLREKREDNVVDIHLEVTLKTPKGTEAVITRTSSTNLLWSWPQMIAHHTITGCNLRPGDFLASGTISGTEDGTQGSFLEQTRGGKSPLRIGTDGEERKFLEDGDTVIIRGWSGTNEDELIGFGDCAGQILEALPPRQ
- a CDS encoding Aldedh domain-containing protein, with translation MAETTIVGAGGRKITLPTGLFIDNKFSPAADNKTIAIENPSTGDTIANLSAAQAADVDRAVASSKAAFRNTWRLTGPAKRRALLNKLGDLIEQNAEEFASIEAVDAGMLYTMSMGLSVTQAVECCRYYAGWADKLDGQSIENDQSLSYTRREPIGVCAAIVPWNSPLMITFWKLGPAIAAGNTLVIKTPELAPLYGQKLAQLIAEAGFPPGVINILCGVGSVAGQALADHADVRKISFTGSEGVGRGILASAARSNLKRVSLELGGKGPAIIFKDADFENALLWAGAGITVHNGQICVAGSRIYVQEEIYDKFIAEFSKRTKDAVAGDPLLAETVKGPVISEAQKNRILGFITKAKEEGTKLLHGGEEKLSSKGHYVPNTAFVDVSPDATIIKQEVFGPVASIAKFKTEEEVIALANGTDYGLAASIFTNDIARAVRVSEQVEVGIVTINTWGSIHANTPFGGIKQSGFGREMGQDALNDWTQVKCVKLSVPKL